One genomic region from Nostoc sphaeroides encodes:
- a CDS encoding PAS domain-containing protein, with protein MIRNYQGLLNYGVAIGSTAIALLLSLWLEPFISRTVGAFFYIAIIVSSWYGGFRPGIVTVILSTLAIDYLFILPRYQFLIYQPQELLRLSIFLLVALSINLITSNLQHSRQKIKQLSQKLAQENAEQLRMALSAAHMGMWDWNIVTGEIKWSPEHEQLFGLTVGSFDGKYETFDTHLHPDERPSLNQAIQQALQTHSTYQHEYRIIWADGSIHWIEGRGNAFYNQAGEPVRMTGTVIDIDDRKQAQETLQQQFEQQRLVMEMSQRIRRSLNLQDILQTTVDEVRDFLKCDRVIIFKFFPGWGGTTIVESVAPEWMPILPLQISDPCIGEENVEPFKKGLVTAKADIYNAGISPCHIEFLASLQVRANLVVPVSLGDELWGLLTAHHCATPREWQSSEIALLRQLGAQVSIAIQQANLFEQLQTELTERKQAEIALQQLNAELEQRVQERTAQLTETNHRLREKVIEQQQTQLTLLEQTHKLELQAVITRNMAEGICLVRADNSVIVYANPKFEQMFGYDSGELNGQHVSIVNFVTKSVTAEDVSQAIMSTVLENSEATYEVQNVKKDGTPFWCSATTSVFKHPDYGDVLVAVHQDITERKRIEDALRDSEEKFRQLAENIQAVFWMTDNQIQQVLYVSHAYQTIWQRSCEDLYHNYSNWLDAIHPEDRQCVEIEQMRTGQYDKKYRIIRPDGSIRWIRDRAFPIKNELGEVVRIAGIAEDITELEQINLIKSEFIGIVSHELRTPLTAIRAALGLLQTGIYDRKPDKFKRMIEIAAIDSDRLVRLVNDILDLERLESGRAVLEKTSCNAADLIQQAVAGVQAIANQQNITFKIHPTNAQVWAAADAIVQTLTNLLGNAIKFSPADSNITLSVQQQTDRVLFQITDQGRGIPADKLEAIFGRFQQVDASDSRTKGGTGLGLAICRSIINQHGGQIWAESTPSVGSTFFFTLPLPMTNDQSPMTND; from the coding sequence ATGATCAGAAATTATCAGGGATTATTGAACTACGGTGTTGCGATTGGCTCAACTGCGATCGCCCTGCTGCTGTCACTCTGGCTAGAACCATTTATATCTCGAACTGTTGGTGCTTTTTTTTATATAGCTATCATCGTGAGTAGTTGGTATGGTGGCTTTCGACCAGGGATTGTTACAGTTATCCTTTCGACACTGGCAATTGATTATTTATTTATCCTGCCGCGATATCAATTCTTGATCTATCAACCACAAGAATTATTGCGGTTAAGCATCTTCTTACTGGTTGCTTTAAGTATTAATCTGATCACTAGCAATCTTCAGCACAGCAGACAAAAGATTAAACAACTTAGCCAAAAATTGGCTCAGGAAAATGCCGAGCAACTGCGGATGGCTCTATCGGCGGCGCACATGGGAATGTGGGACTGGAATATTGTCACAGGAGAAATCAAGTGGTCGCCAGAACACGAACAGCTATTTGGGTTGACTGTTGGTAGTTTTGATGGTAAATATGAAACCTTTGATACTCATTTGCATCCTGACGAACGCCCTTCCCTTAACCAAGCAATACAACAAGCGCTGCAAACTCACAGCACCTACCAGCATGAGTATCGGATTATTTGGGCAGATGGTAGCATCCATTGGATTGAAGGACGGGGAAACGCATTTTATAACCAAGCGGGTGAGCCTGTCCGTATGACGGGAACTGTTATAGATATTGACGATCGCAAACAAGCACAAGAAACGCTGCAACAGCAATTTGAACAACAGCGTTTAGTGATGGAGATGAGTCAGCGTATCCGGCGATCGCTCAATTTACAAGATATCTTGCAAACCACTGTCGATGAAGTCCGGGATTTTCTGAAGTGCGATCGGGTTATCATCTTCAAATTTTTTCCTGGCTGGGGTGGAACTACGATTGTTGAGTCCGTTGCACCAGAATGGATGCCTATTTTACCACTCCAAATTTCTGACCCTTGCATTGGTGAAGAGAACGTCGAACCCTTTAAAAAAGGCTTAGTCACGGCGAAAGCTGATATTTATAATGCCGGAATTAGTCCCTGTCACATTGAATTTTTGGCAAGTCTCCAGGTAAGGGCAAATCTGGTAGTTCCCGTTTCCTTGGGAGATGAATTGTGGGGATTACTGACGGCTCATCACTGTGCAACTCCTCGTGAGTGGCAATCTTCAGAAATTGCTCTGTTGCGGCAGTTAGGAGCGCAGGTAAGCATTGCGATCCAGCAGGCAAATTTGTTTGAACAGTTACAGACAGAATTGACAGAGCGCAAACAGGCAGAAATTGCCCTGCAACAACTTAATGCCGAACTTGAGCAACGCGTGCAAGAACGGACTGCACAACTGACAGAGACGAATCATCGCCTGCGAGAAAAAGTGATCGAGCAGCAACAAACCCAACTCACACTTTTAGAACAGACACATAAGCTGGAGCTTCAAGCTGTAATTACCCGAAATATGGCGGAAGGCATTTGCTTAGTCAGAGCCGATAATTCAGTTATTGTCTATGCCAATCCGAAATTTGAGCAGATGTTTGGCTATGACTCTGGTGAACTCAATGGTCAGCATGTTTCGATTGTGAACTTTGTCACAAAATCGGTAACTGCTGAAGATGTAAGTCAAGCGATTATGTCTACCGTCTTAGAAAATAGTGAAGCCACTTATGAAGTCCAGAATGTTAAAAAAGATGGTACTCCATTTTGGTGTAGTGCGACGACTTCTGTATTCAAGCATCCCGACTACGGCGACGTTCTAGTTGCGGTTCACCAAGATATCACTGAACGCAAACGCATTGAAGATGCTTTACGCGACAGCGAAGAAAAATTTCGTCAGCTGGCAGAAAACATCCAAGCAGTATTTTGGATGACCGATAATCAAATTCAGCAAGTTCTATATGTGAGCCATGCATACCAAACCATCTGGCAAAGAAGTTGTGAAGACTTATATCACAACTATTCAAATTGGTTAGATGCAATTCACCCAGAAGATCGCCAGTGCGTCGAAATTGAACAGATGAGAACAGGGCAATACGATAAAAAATATCGGATTATCCGTCCTGATGGTTCAATCCGTTGGATTCGCGATCGCGCATTTCCGATCAAAAATGAACTAGGCGAGGTAGTTCGGATTGCCGGTATTGCCGAAGATATCACTGAACTAGAACAGATTAATCTGATCAAGAGTGAGTTTATTGGCATTGTTAGTCACGAACTCCGCACTCCCTTAACTGCAATTCGGGCAGCGTTAGGCTTACTACAAACTGGTATCTATGACAGAAAACCAGACAAATTCAAGCGAATGATTGAGATTGCAGCCATCGACAGCGATCGCTTAGTGCGTCTTGTCAACGATATTCTTGATTTGGAACGCTTAGAATCGGGTCGAGCTGTCTTAGAAAAAACTAGCTGCAATGCGGCTGATTTAATTCAACAAGCTGTAGCGGGAGTACAAGCGATCGCCAATCAGCAAAATATTACCTTTAAGATCCACCCTACCAATGCTCAAGTTTGGGCGGCTGCTGATGCAATTGTGCAAACACTTACCAATTTGTTAGGTAATGCGATTAAATTCTCACCTGCTGATTCTAATATTACCCTGAGTGTCCAACAGCAAACAGACCGCGTACTATTCCAAATAACAGATCAAGGCCGAGGTATTCCAGCAGATAAATTAGAAGCAATCTTTGGAAGATTTCAGCAAGTAGATGCCTCTGATTCTCGCACCAAAGGCGGCACAGGCTTGGGATTGGCAATCTGTCGTAGTATTATTAATCAGCACGGTGGGCAAATCTGGGCTGAAAGTACTCCTAGTGTTGGCAGCACGTTTTTCTTCACTCTACCATTGCCGATGACAAATGACCAATCACCAATGACAAATGACTAA
- a CDS encoding response regulator, which yields MKILLVEDDVLLSKALFELLSANRYTIDIASNGQAGLELALSTEYELILLDWLIPKLDGITLCRQLRSQGYRKSILLLTGKNSNADIVAGLDAGADDYVIKPFNPEALLARIRSLLRRNGAISSSTLTWGNLCLDQNAGRVTYNQQEIPFTATEYKLLELFLQNPDRIFSRAVILDRLWGFDDAPTENAVSTHIKDLRKKLKPVGLGEEFLETVYGMGYRLKPAPNRSISVRETNQDGKKKPSPKDMTSVNRVLERFRNSFVGQVAVLEQAKTALLAGNLNEELQQSALHEAHKLAGSMGSFGYPEGSRLARKIEHLLLEKSSLSPHQISDFSQLVTALQQELTKPAVTDTAQSFPMKQTYRLLVIDDDATLTEQLQAEADSWGIRMKVAPNLATARSLFSLKTPDAILLDLSFSTTEEDGLILLSEIVERSPNIPVIVFTGRDTLTDRLRVSRLGARQFLHKPATTQEIFQAIARVLPQPQISEAKVLIVDDDPVMLAGLSALLTPWGLEVITLSQSQQFWKVLIATSPNLVVLDLEMPIVNGLELCQVVRQDAQWGDLPILVVTAHTDAESLQQAFAAGADDFISKPVLGPELVTRVLSRIQRMRWRSQPGKSQA from the coding sequence ATGAAAATTTTGTTGGTAGAAGATGACGTATTACTGAGTAAAGCACTCTTTGAGTTGTTGAGTGCAAATCGTTATACTATCGACATCGCCAGCAATGGACAAGCTGGATTAGAACTAGCGCTATCGACTGAATATGAGTTGATTTTGCTGGACTGGCTAATTCCCAAACTAGATGGGATTACCTTATGTCGGCAACTGCGATCGCAAGGCTATCGTAAATCTATTCTGTTGCTAACCGGGAAAAATTCTAATGCAGATATTGTGGCGGGGTTAGATGCCGGAGCCGATGATTACGTTATTAAGCCATTCAACCCAGAAGCATTACTAGCAAGAATTCGCTCTTTATTGCGACGCAATGGGGCGATCTCATCATCCACCTTAACCTGGGGAAATCTCTGTTTAGATCAAAATGCCGGGAGAGTAACTTATAATCAGCAGGAAATTCCCTTCACAGCCACAGAATACAAACTGCTGGAATTGTTTTTGCAAAACCCAGACCGGATCTTTAGTCGGGCAGTGATTCTAGATCGGCTTTGGGGATTTGATGATGCACCGACTGAAAATGCAGTTTCGACTCATATTAAAGACTTGCGAAAGAAACTCAAACCAGTAGGTCTGGGAGAAGAATTTCTAGAAACGGTATATGGTATGGGCTATCGCCTAAAGCCTGCACCTAATCGCTCCATCTCTGTTAGAGAAACGAATCAAGATGGAAAGAAAAAACCCAGCCCTAAAGATATGACTTCTGTAAATCGGGTGCTGGAGCGATTTCGTAATTCCTTTGTGGGACAGGTTGCAGTGCTAGAGCAAGCAAAAACTGCACTCTTGGCAGGGAATTTAAATGAAGAGTTACAGCAGAGTGCATTACATGAAGCCCATAAGCTAGCAGGCTCGATGGGTTCGTTCGGTTATCCAGAGGGTTCCCGGTTAGCACGGAAAATAGAGCATTTGCTACTTGAAAAATCCTCCCTATCTCCACATCAAATCTCTGATTTCTCGCAACTGGTAACAGCATTACAGCAAGAATTAACCAAGCCTGCTGTTACTGATACCGCTCAAAGCTTCCCGATGAAGCAAACTTATCGTCTATTAGTAATCGATGATGATGCGACGCTGACAGAGCAGTTGCAAGCAGAAGCCGATTCGTGGGGAATCAGAATGAAAGTTGCACCAAACTTAGCAACAGCCCGATCGCTTTTTTCCTTAAAAACTCCTGACGCTATTTTACTAGATTTGAGTTTTTCGACAACAGAGGAAGACGGATTAATATTATTGAGCGAGATAGTTGAGCGATCGCCAAATATCCCAGTAATTGTTTTTACAGGACGAGATACCCTAACAGATCGACTGAGAGTGTCGCGTTTAGGAGCTAGACAATTTTTGCATAAACCGGCGACAACCCAGGAGATTTTTCAGGCGATCGCTCGTGTCTTACCTCAACCTCAAATTTCCGAAGCCAAAGTTTTAATTGTAGACGATGACCCTGTAATGCTGGCTGGATTATCGGCGTTGTTAACTCCTTGGGGGCTGGAAGTCATAACTCTTTCCCAATCACAGCAATTTTGGAAGGTGCTGATTGCAACATCTCCAAACTTGGTGGTGCTAGATTTAGAAATGCCAATAGTGAATGGGTTAGAGTTGTGCCAAGTCGTGCGCCAAGATGCCCAATGGGGAGATTTACCTATTTTAGTAGTTACAGCCCATACCGATGCAGAATCTCTTCAGCAAGCTTTTGCTGCCGGAGCCGATGATTTTATCAGCAAGCCAGTGCTAGGGCCAGAACTTGTGACACGGGTATTAAGCCGGATTCAAAGAATGCGCTGGCGCTCTCAGCCAGGGAAAAGTCAAGCATGA
- a CDS encoding ABC transporter ATP-binding protein, which translates to MTNDYLLDVQNVHAGYIKDVDILQGVNFRVAPGELVTVIGPNGAGKSTLAKAIFGLLIPHTGTITFKGENLVGLKSNEIVQRGMCYVPQIANVFPSLSVEENLEMGAFVLNVPLKPIKDKIFTMFPRLSDRRRQRAGTLSGGERQMLAMGKALMLEPSLLILDEPSAALSPILVTQVFEQIKQINQAGTAIVLVEQNARKALEMANRGYVLESGRDAISGPGQELLNDPKVGELYLGAGKRH; encoded by the coding sequence ATGACAAATGACTATTTACTAGATGTCCAAAATGTCCACGCTGGATACATCAAAGATGTAGATATCCTGCAAGGTGTAAATTTCCGGGTTGCACCAGGTGAATTGGTAACTGTAATTGGCCCCAACGGTGCTGGTAAATCTACTTTAGCAAAAGCAATTTTTGGGCTTTTGATCCCGCACACAGGGACAATTACCTTTAAAGGTGAAAATCTCGTGGGGCTAAAGTCCAATGAAATAGTTCAGCGAGGAATGTGCTACGTACCGCAAATCGCCAATGTTTTCCCCTCCCTTAGTGTTGAAGAGAACTTGGAGATGGGTGCTTTTGTGCTTAACGTTCCCCTGAAACCAATTAAAGATAAAATATTTACTATGTTTCCCAGACTAAGCGATCGCCGTCGTCAACGCGCTGGTACTCTCTCTGGAGGAGAACGCCAGATGCTAGCGATGGGCAAAGCTTTGATGTTGGAACCTAGTTTGCTGATTTTGGATGAACCATCTGCTGCTTTGTCCCCGATTTTGGTGACACAAGTGTTTGAACAGATTAAACAAATTAATCAGGCGGGAACTGCGATCGTATTAGTGGAACAAAATGCCCGTAAGGCTTTAGAGATGGCTAATCGCGGCTATGTACTAGAGTCAGGACGCGATGCTATCTCAGGCCCAGGTCAAGAACTGTTGAATGATCCTAAAGTGGGTGAGTTATATCTGGGAGCAGGTAAAAGACATTAA
- a CDS encoding indolepyruvate ferredoxin oxidoreductase subunit alpha — MPHTIVTEVCEGVADCVDACPVACIHDGPGKNAKGTDWYWIDFATCIDCGICLQVCPVEGAILPEERPELQKTP; from the coding sequence ATGCCGCACACAATTGTTACAGAAGTCTGTGAAGGCGTAGCTGACTGCGTAGATGCCTGTCCAGTAGCTTGTATTCATGATGGCCCAGGCAAAAATGCCAAGGGAACCGATTGGTACTGGATTGACTTTGCCACTTGTATCGACTGTGGAATATGTCTCCAAGTTTGCCCAGTAGAAGGGGCGATTCTTCCAGAAGAACGACCGGAGTTGCAAAAAACTCCTTAA
- a CDS encoding ATP phosphoribosyltransferase regulatory subunit, with protein MVYQPAAGARDLLPLDVEKKRWIEDRLQQVFHRWGYHRIITSTLERMDTLMAGEAIQPQMVIQLQQNGEDDELGLRPELTASIARTVVTRMAYATYPQRLYYNANVFRRTWESRHNRQQEFYQAGVELLGAGGLLANAEVLLLVADCLAALGLREWHLILGEAGITRSLLSAFPANLQDKVRSAIAHLDRITIDTLPLSDKLRDRAQTMLDLRGPSADVLQKVSSLDLDEEQREAVNNLKSLVELLELEKKFPLILDLSLIQTIDYYTGIVFEVVNDTESQARVLGRGGRYDQLLGLYHPQGENIPGIGFGLSIEDLYQVLLSTGQLPQVTPASDWLVVPETASANASAFAYAQKLRDSTDLVRVEIDLGGRDADAIRQYASDRGIAQIAWMKADGSSKIEPLR; from the coding sequence ATGGTGTATCAACCAGCAGCAGGAGCCAGGGATTTATTGCCCTTGGATGTGGAGAAAAAACGCTGGATTGAAGATAGATTACAGCAGGTGTTTCACCGTTGGGGATATCACAGGATTATCACCTCGACTTTAGAGCGGATGGATACTCTGATGGCGGGGGAAGCAATCCAGCCTCAGATGGTGATTCAACTACAACAAAATGGCGAAGATGATGAGTTAGGGCTACGTCCAGAATTAACAGCATCCATTGCTCGCACGGTTGTCACTCGCATGGCTTATGCAACTTATCCGCAACGGTTGTACTACAACGCTAATGTGTTTCGCCGCACTTGGGAAAGTAGGCATAATCGCCAGCAAGAGTTTTATCAAGCTGGAGTGGAATTATTAGGTGCTGGCGGATTGCTGGCGAATGCGGAAGTATTACTGTTAGTAGCAGATTGTTTAGCAGCACTGGGGTTGCGGGAATGGCATTTAATTTTAGGTGAAGCGGGAATTACCCGATCGCTCCTGAGTGCTTTTCCGGCTAATTTACAGGATAAAGTTCGCAGTGCGATCGCTCATCTTGACCGCATTACTATAGATACTTTACCCCTAAGTGACAAACTACGCGATCGCGCCCAAACCATGCTGGATTTGCGTGGCCCCAGTGCAGACGTGTTGCAAAAAGTTAGTAGTTTGGATCTAGACGAAGAACAGCGAGAGGCAGTAAATAACCTCAAATCCCTAGTAGAATTACTGGAATTAGAGAAAAAATTTCCCTTAATCCTCGACCTCAGCCTCATCCAGACCATAGATTACTACACTGGTATCGTCTTTGAAGTTGTCAACGATACCGAATCTCAAGCGAGAGTTTTAGGGCGCGGTGGTCGCTACGACCAGCTTTTGGGGCTATATCATCCCCAAGGAGAAAACATACCTGGTATTGGTTTTGGACTCAGCATTGAAGATTTATACCAAGTTTTGTTGTCTACTGGACAATTACCACAAGTAACCCCAGCGAGTGATTGGTTGGTAGTACCAGAGACAGCTAGTGCTAACGCCTCTGCCTTTGCTTACGCGCAAAAACTCAGAGATTCTACTGATTTGGTGCGGGTAGAAATTGATTTGGGAGGAAGAGACGCAGACGCTATTCGCCAATATGCAAGCGATCGCGGCATTGCGCAAATTGCTTGGATGAAAGCTGATGGCTCCTCAAAAATTGAGCCATTGCGTTAA
- a CDS encoding J domain-containing protein, which produces MSFKIDRGLFKYDFIDHHAVLCVPVDADVKEIRKRYLKIARRLHPDSSLTETDEQKQLGNEFLSKLVNPAYEKLCSDRTRTEYILILSQIGKRLLQESTSVTLNTDLGKQLAQTPNLDQFYKSAIAKIGETQYDSLEEALQFIAQVSELNLVYLMRSASKPSAAPPQLAQPTVQSGTPQSNALKNPPPALPKEDSIVDQYVRRAQSLIDKNQFAQAKVELQEALKLEPKNSRCHSLIAMVYLKQNQLKMAKIHFDNALKLDPNDETALQWKPKIDRAIGQQLSDQKVTSSANNGDKQPEKSGSGGLFGGLFGGKKK; this is translated from the coding sequence ATGTCTTTCAAAATAGATCGTGGACTATTTAAATATGATTTCATAGATCATCACGCAGTTTTATGCGTTCCAGTGGATGCAGATGTCAAAGAGATTCGGAAACGCTATCTCAAAATTGCCCGTCGCTTACACCCGGATAGTAGTTTGACTGAAACTGATGAACAAAAACAGCTAGGGAACGAATTTTTATCAAAGTTGGTTAACCCAGCTTACGAAAAACTGTGTAGCGATCGCACTCGCACAGAATATATTTTAATTTTGTCGCAAATTGGCAAGCGCCTGCTACAAGAATCTACTTCGGTGACTCTCAATACCGACTTGGGTAAACAGTTAGCCCAGACACCTAATCTCGATCAATTCTATAAAAGTGCGATCGCTAAAATTGGCGAAACCCAGTATGATTCTTTAGAGGAAGCGCTGCAATTTATTGCCCAAGTGAGTGAGTTGAATTTAGTGTATTTAATGCGGAGTGCAAGCAAACCATCCGCAGCGCCCCCACAACTTGCTCAACCCACAGTCCAATCAGGTACACCCCAATCAAATGCACTAAAAAATCCACCACCAGCGTTACCAAAAGAAGACTCGATTGTAGATCAGTATGTTCGTCGCGCTCAATCTTTGATTGACAAAAACCAATTCGCCCAAGCCAAAGTAGAGTTGCAAGAGGCCCTAAAGCTAGAACCGAAAAATAGTCGCTGCCATAGCTTAATTGCAATGGTGTATTTGAAGCAAAATCAGCTAAAAATGGCAAAAATCCACTTCGACAATGCTCTCAAATTAGACCCCAATGACGAAACGGCTCTGCAATGGAAACCTAAAATAGATAGAGCTATAGGACAACAACTTAGTGATCAGAAAGTGACTTCATCCGCCAATAATGGAGATAAGCAACCAGAAAAATCTGGTAGTGGTGGTTTGTTCGGTGGTTTGTTTGGTGGGAAGAAAAAATAA
- a CDS encoding inositol monophosphatase family protein has product MTNLQIFLDIATEAALTAGVVLQGYLGKLEDAIIEKGRPGDLVTAADKASEEVILEILRRHFPDHSILAEESGKLGNQENKYLWAIDPLDGTTNYAHQYPFFAVSIGLLINGVPQVGVIYDPFHNELFRAAAGLGATRNRRPIQVSVTSELNKSLLVTGFAYDRRETSDNNYAEFSHLTHLTQGVRRSGSASLDLAYVACGRVDGYWERGLSPWDIAAGIILLQEAGGKVSAYDGTPVKIESGRILATNGYIHDSLSNELLQVPPLSAWV; this is encoded by the coding sequence ATGACTAATCTACAAATTTTTCTAGATATTGCGACAGAAGCAGCCTTAACTGCTGGTGTCGTTTTGCAAGGTTATTTAGGTAAATTAGAAGACGCAATTATTGAAAAAGGTCGCCCTGGTGATTTAGTCACTGCTGCTGATAAAGCCTCAGAAGAGGTGATTTTAGAAATTTTACGTCGCCACTTCCCCGATCACTCCATCCTTGCTGAAGAATCAGGGAAATTAGGTAATCAAGAGAATAAATACCTTTGGGCAATAGATCCTCTAGATGGCACAACCAACTACGCTCATCAATACCCATTTTTTGCTGTTTCCATTGGGCTGTTAATTAATGGCGTTCCGCAAGTTGGTGTAATTTATGACCCTTTTCATAATGAGCTATTCCGGGCTGCTGCTGGCTTGGGAGCAACGCGTAACCGTCGCCCCATTCAGGTTTCGGTAACATCGGAACTGAATAAAAGCCTACTAGTGACAGGATTTGCTTACGATCGCCGCGAAACCTCTGATAACAACTACGCAGAATTTAGTCACCTGACTCATCTGACTCAAGGAGTCAGACGTAGCGGTTCCGCATCGCTAGATTTGGCGTATGTTGCCTGTGGACGTGTCGATGGCTACTGGGAACGAGGGCTTTCTCCTTGGGATATTGCCGCCGGGATAATTTTGTTACAAGAGGCTGGGGGCAAAGTCAGCGCCTACGATGGTACTCCTGTCAAAATTGAGTCAGGTAGAATTCTCGCCACAAATGGTTATATTCACGACTCCCTCAGTAACGAACTTTTACAAGTTCCACCACTGTCAGCATGGGTTTAG
- a CDS encoding thermonuclease family protein, producing the protein MRNKHKQFKITEFLIPVHLGDWVRKIAILGCLLLLVSCQNKNQLPKNEAQVKVARVVSGQSLEVLGMAEQPNLISQVRLVGIDAPDLRQRPWGEAAKEQLENLIGGAEQSVTLEFDLETKDKIGRTLAYVWKNKVLLNEELVKQGNAMFVGRSPNHKYDQRLERAQQWARLMGQGIWNPEKPMHLTPAEYRRQNL; encoded by the coding sequence ATGAGGAATAAACATAAACAATTCAAAATCACCGAATTTTTAATACCTGTGCATCTTGGTGATTGGGTGCGAAAAATAGCTATTTTGGGTTGCTTATTGCTCTTGGTGAGTTGCCAAAATAAAAACCAACTGCCAAAGAATGAGGCTCAGGTGAAAGTAGCGCGGGTAGTTAGTGGGCAAAGTTTGGAAGTCTTAGGCATGGCTGAACAACCAAATTTGATTTCTCAAGTGCGGTTAGTTGGTATTGATGCACCAGATTTGCGACAGAGGCCTTGGGGGGAAGCAGCAAAAGAACAGTTAGAGAATCTAATTGGTGGTGCAGAACAATCGGTAACGCTGGAGTTTGATTTAGAAACAAAAGATAAAATCGGGCGAACTCTAGCTTATGTGTGGAAAAATAAGGTGTTGTTGAATGAAGAATTAGTCAAACAAGGGAATGCAATGTTTGTGGGGCGATCGCCTAACCACAAATATGACCAGCGTTTAGAACGTGCCCAACAATGGGCTAGACTCATGGGCCAAGGAATCTGGAACCCAGAAAAACCCATGCACCTCACTCCTGCTGAATATCGCCGTCAAAATCTTTAA
- a CDS encoding 2Fe-2S iron-sulfur cluster-binding protein, whose translation MSRTYTIRVRDRATGKTYTLEVPEDRYILHSGEKQGVELPFSCRNGACTACAVRVLSGEIYQPEAIGLSPDLRRQGYALLCVSYPRSDLEVETQDEDEVYELQFGRYFARGKVKAGLPLDEE comes from the coding sequence ATGTCCCGTACATACACAATTAGAGTTCGCGATCGCGCCACTGGCAAAACATACACCCTAGAAGTCCCAGAAGACCGCTACATCCTGCACTCTGGCGAAAAACAAGGGGTAGAACTGCCGTTTTCTTGCCGTAACGGAGCTTGCACCGCTTGTGCGGTGAGAGTTTTATCGGGAGAAATTTACCAACCGGAGGCGATCGGATTGTCGCCAGATTTACGTCGGCAAGGTTATGCCTTGTTGTGTGTGAGTTACCCCCGTTCTGACTTGGAGGTGGAGACGCAAGACGAAGATGAAGTCTACGAACTCCAGTTTGGCCGCTATTTTGCTAGGGGGAAAGTTAAAGCGGGTTTACCCTTAGATGAGGAATAA
- a CDS encoding HEAT repeat domain-containing protein, with translation MASLSLEEISTQLESPNLRDRMVALANLRHVSPDDAVPLIKKVLDDESLQLRSMAIFALGIKPTPECYSILVRILENDPDYGIRADAAGALGYLGDARAFEVLSRAFYEDTDWLVRFSAAVSLGNIKDPRAHQILIQALDSKEVVLQQAAISALGEIQDIESVDQILRFAQSDDWLVRQRLAEALGNLPTPKSVSALKYLEKDNHFNVAEAARIGLKKLEEMGNQA, from the coding sequence ATGGCAAGTCTAAGCTTAGAAGAAATTTCTACTCAGTTAGAAAGTCCGAATTTACGCGATCGCATGGTAGCCCTAGCCAATCTGCGTCATGTGTCCCCTGATGATGCAGTTCCTTTGATTAAAAAGGTACTAGATGACGAATCTTTGCAACTGCGATCGATGGCAATTTTTGCTCTTGGAATCAAGCCGACACCAGAATGTTATTCAATTTTGGTCAGAATTCTCGAAAATGACCCAGATTATGGGATACGCGCTGATGCTGCTGGTGCTTTAGGATATTTGGGTGATGCCAGAGCCTTTGAGGTACTGTCACGGGCATTTTATGAAGATACTGATTGGCTAGTACGCTTTAGTGCAGCCGTTTCTCTAGGTAACATTAAAGACCCTCGTGCCCATCAAATACTTATTCAGGCATTGGATAGTAAAGAAGTAGTGTTGCAACAAGCTGCAATCTCTGCACTGGGAGAAATTCAAGACATTGAGTCAGTCGATCAAATCCTGCGCTTCGCCCAATCAGATGATTGGTTAGTAAGGCAGCGTTTGGCAGAAGCTTTGGGAAATCTGCCTACTCCCAAGAGTGTTTCAGCTTTAAAATACCTGGAAAAAGACAATCATTTCAACGTTGCTGAGGCAGCCAGGATTGGCCTCAAGAAACTTGAGGAAATGGGCAATCAAGCTTAA